A segment of the Streptomyces sp. XD-27 genome:
GCCGAATCGTCACGTCATCGCTCCTGGAACTCGGTCATCAGTACGGGCACATAATGGGGGATACAGGCCGCCACGTCACGATCCGTCCACATGGTGACGCCGGCCTGGCCATCCCGTACGGGGCCGTCAGACCGGCACATGCACCGCCTCCACGCGGCTGGCCACCACCCGCTCCCGCTCGCGCCGGTGCGCCCGGCCCCACAGGCGCAGGATCTGGCTCAGGCCCAGCGCCTGGAGGACGAAGACGGAGGAGAAGGCGATCCGGTAGTCGTCGCCCGTGGCGTCGAGGAGGAGGCCGACGGCCAGCAGCGTCATCATGGAGGCCGTGAAACCGCCCATGTTGACGATGCCCGAGGCGGTGCCGAGCCGCTCCGGCGGGTTCGCGGGCCGCGCGAAGTCGAAGCCGATCATGGAGGCAGGGCCGCAGGCCCCGAGCACGACGCACAGCGCGATCAGCACCAGGCGCGGGGCGTGCTCCCCCGGCCAGGCCAGGACACCGCCCCACAGCAGCGCGGTGGCGGCGACCGTGCCGAGGGCCAGCGGGGCCCGGGCGGCGTGGTGCCGGGCGATGATCTGCCCGTAGACCAGGCCGACCGCCATGTTCGACAGCACGATGAGGGTCAGCAGCTCGCTGGCCACGGCCCGGTCCAGCCCCTGCGCCTGGACCAGGAACGGCATCCCCCACAGCAGCAGGAAGACCATCGCCGGGAACTGGGTGGTGAAGTGCACCCACATCCCCAGCCGGGTGCCGGGCTCGCGCCAGGCCGCGGCGATCTGCCGCCGTACGAAGCCCTTGTCGGCGTGCGCGGCCGGCGGCGGCTCGTACCCCTCTGGGTGGTCGCGCAGGAACAGCAGCGCCAGGACCAGCACCAGCACGCCGCCGAGGGCGCTGCCCGCGAAGGTCGGGGTCCAGCCGAAGCGGTGCAGCAGCTGGGCCAGCACCAGCGTCGAGATCAGGTTGCCCGCCATGCCGAAGAGCGCGGCGGTCTGCGCGATCAGCGGACCGCGGCGGGCCGGGAACCAGCGCGCGCCCAGCCGCAGCACGCTGATGAACGTCATCGCGTCGCCGCAGCCGAGCAGGGCGCGGGAGGCGAGCGCCATGCCGTAGGAGTGGGACAGCGCGAAGCCCAACTGCCCGGTCGTGTACAGCACGATGCCCATGACGAGCACCTTGCGGGTGCCGAGCCGGTCGACCAGCAGGCCGACGGGTATCTGCATCCCGGCGTACACCAGCAGCTGGAGTATGGAGAAGGTGGACAGCGCCGAGGCGCCGACGTCGAACCGGTCCGCGGCGTCCAGCCCCGCCACGCCCAGACTCGTGCGGTACGTGATCGCCACGAAGTAGATCGAGACACCCAGGCCCCAGACGGCCATCGCACGCCGACCACCGGGCGGGTCCCCCGGCAGCGCGGGGCCGCCGCCGGTGCGGCTCGCCCCGGAGGAGACGCTCATCGCGCCTCGCCCCGCGCCAGGTTCTTCACCCAGCTGACGTGCCGGTGTACGACGGCGGCGGCCGCGTCCGCGTCACCGCCGCGCAGCGCCCGCAGGATCTCCCCGTGTTCGGCGATGTTCTTGGCGATGCGGTCCGGGTGCGCGTGCATCACGGCCACGCCCATGCGCAACTGCCGGTCGCGCAGCTGGTCGTAGAGCCGGGAGAGGATCTGGTTGCCCGCGTGCCGCACGATCTCGGCGTGGAAGCACCGGTCGCTGACCGCCACCGCCGCGAGATCCCCGGCCGCCGCCTCCCGCTCCTGCCGCTCCAGCAGCTCCTCGAGCCGGGCGAGCAACGACGGGGGCGCGGGCACGGCCTTGCGGGCGGCGTGCTCCTCCACCAGCAGGCGCGTCTCGACCACGTCGGCGATCTCCTGCGCGGACACCGGCAGGACCAGCGCGCCCTTCTTCGGATAGAGCTTGATCAGCCCTTCCACCTCAAGCCGGAGCAACGCCTCCCGCACCGGCGTCCGCGACACCCCGACGGCTTCGGCGAGATCCCCCTCGGTGAGCAGCGTCCCACCCTCGTAGCTCCGGTCGAGAACCCCCTGCTTGACGTGCGCGTAGACCCGCTCGGCGGCGGGGGGTTGCTTGGCGGGAGCGGAGGCTGGGGCGGCGGCGGAGGGCATGCGCACAGCATAGATACAACACGTATACGCGCACAGGGCCCGTCCACGATCCGGACCGGCAGGTGGGCAGGCTCAGGCCACCGGCACACCCGCGGCCGCGAGCCGCCGGATCACCTGCCGGTAGGCGGGCGCGCAGCGGTCGACGTCCGCGCGCCCCATCCACTCGACTTCCGCGATCTCGCGCCCGGGAACCGGGTCGGCGTCCTCCGGCCCGCCGGTGAAGCACCGCATCCGCAGCGGGCGGCCGTTCTGCCCGTGGGCGACGTCATGGACGGTGAACGCCTCGGTCAGCGCGTCGGCGTCCACCACGACTCCCAGTTCCTCGGCCAGTTCGCGGGCCAGCGCCTGCGGCGCGGTCTCGCCCGCCTCGTACTTCCCGCCGGGCAGATAGAAGACCTCCCTGCCCTTGGTCCGTACGTTCAGCACCCGCCCGTCCCGTACGCACAGCCAGGCCACGGATTCCAGCGGCGCGGGCCGGCACAGCGCAACAAGCTCGTGTCCGGTCTCCTCGTCCATCCGCCGCCCGCGCTCCACGAACCCCATGCGCTCGTAGAACCGGCGGGCGCGGAGGTTCCGCTCGAAGACCTCCAGCGTCATCTCGCCGTGCAAGGTGACGGCGTGCTCCACCAGATCCCGCCCGACCCCGGTCCCCTGCGCCTCCGGCGCGACGAACAGCCCACCGATCTCGGCCTCCAGCAGCCCGAGCAGCCCGACGACGGCGCCCTCCGCGGACTCGGCGACCCAGTTGTCGGCGTGCACGAGATACACCTCCCGGATCTTGCGGGCCCGGGTGCCCTCGCCCTCCCCGCCGATGAACGGGTGCGCGGCCTTCGAGGCCCGCGACCACAGATCGACCACGGCTTCCTCGTCGGCCGGCCGGTAGGGGCGAATGATCGTTTCCGAGCTCATCCGACCGACCGTAGGCAGCGCGGAGGGCCCGCGCAAACGCCTTTACAGGGCCCGTCACCTGTCCCGCCCGCCCCGGCTGCGGCGCCGGGCGCGCCCGCTTACGCTCGCCCCGAGGGGGCGCCCGCATCCGCGTAGACCACGCCGAGACAGCCGAGACACCGGAGAACCGCGCATGCCTGACATATCACCGCCAAGGCTCTCCCGGAACCGCACCGCCCTCGCCCACAAGGCCCGCTACGCGCTGCGGCACCCCCAGCGGATCCCCGCCCATCTGCGGCGGTCGGTGCGGGACGCATGGCTGCGGGCCCGCCACCGCGACCACGTCGCGTATTACCGGGCCGTCATGGCCTCGGATACGGCGCGGAGCGCCGACACGGCGGTGGGGAGCGGGTCGGCGGAGCGGTGGCTGGCGCTCGGCCGGATGCAGTTCGACTACCTCACCGAGCACGGGCTCACCCCGCGGGACC
Coding sequences within it:
- a CDS encoding nitrate/nitrite transporter is translated as MSVSSGASRTGGGPALPGDPPGGRRAMAVWGLGVSIYFVAITYRTSLGVAGLDAADRFDVGASALSTFSILQLLVYAGMQIPVGLLVDRLGTRKVLVMGIVLYTTGQLGFALSHSYGMALASRALLGCGDAMTFISVLRLGARWFPARRGPLIAQTAALFGMAGNLISTLVLAQLLHRFGWTPTFAGSALGGVLVLVLALLFLRDHPEGYEPPPAAHADKGFVRRQIAAAWREPGTRLGMWVHFTTQFPAMVFLLLWGMPFLVQAQGLDRAVASELLTLIVLSNMAVGLVYGQIIARHHAARAPLALGTVAATALLWGGVLAWPGEHAPRLVLIALCVVLGACGPASMIGFDFARPANPPERLGTASGIVNMGGFTASMMTLLAVGLLLDATGDDYRIAFSSVFVLQALGLSQILRLWGRAHRRERERVVASRVEAVHVPV
- a CDS encoding GntR family transcriptional regulator; translated protein: MPSAAAPASAPAKQPPAAERVYAHVKQGVLDRSYEGGTLLTEGDLAEAVGVSRTPVREALLRLEVEGLIKLYPKKGALVLPVSAQEIADVVETRLLVEEHAARKAVPAPPSLLARLEELLERQEREAAAGDLAAVAVSDRCFHAEIVRHAGNQILSRLYDQLRDRQLRMGVAVMHAHPDRIAKNIAEHGEILRALRGGDADAAAAVVHRHVSWVKNLARGEAR
- a CDS encoding GNAT family N-acetyltransferase — encoded protein: MSSETIIRPYRPADEEAVVDLWSRASKAAHPFIGGEGEGTRARKIREVYLVHADNWVAESAEGAVVGLLGLLEAEIGGLFVAPEAQGTGVGRDLVEHAVTLHGEMTLEVFERNLRARRFYERMGFVERGRRMDEETGHELVALCRPAPLESVAWLCVRDGRVLNVRTKGREVFYLPGGKYEAGETAPQALARELAEELGVVVDADALTEAFTVHDVAHGQNGRPLRMRCFTGGPEDADPVPGREIAEVEWMGRADVDRCAPAYRQVIRRLAAAGVPVA